In Bacillus sp. DX3.1, the following proteins share a genomic window:
- a CDS encoding IS1182 family transposase: protein MYVTYSMKEIEENRKYYEMMYDASHHLVKMDQVMDWDFVTRRLEVFYPHRIGRPTKDPIMLVKILLIQYLEGFRSVRFTCNQVKQNATYRWFLGISSNEKIPDHSTISKFLSQRLRNATFWEELFQHCLRVIQQEGFIANETWVADETELKANANKRVREILAEEKVIEEKDEDLVMINDHRVRHGKKPLQAKGSKIEEKQTNISPVDSDARLSVKHDQRGRFAYFEHRIVDSLHNFIIATDVTAANVPGHRKLIGQVERLNQLLGKYAKEIALDSGYYNASLARRLFQRGFFVYMSYRRFTTKDHPKCRRYQFKQVNEDLYACPCGVPFYYKTTNRQGYHEFRPPKGSCQSCPFAKKENQDRVLRISIHQEIYDQLREQRLSIRGKILRSVRPSTVELSFAHSKELHGLRYARYRGVQKVKVQVLMTAIIQNLKKWTKLRSLKQVGLHLTHQIIEETIL, encoded by the coding sequence ATGTACGTTACATATTCCATGAAAGAAATTGAAGAAAATCGAAAGTACTATGAAATGATGTATGATGCTTCGCATCATTTAGTAAAGATGGATCAAGTGATGGATTGGGATTTTGTGACAAGGCGATTGGAAGTGTTCTATCCACATCGTATCGGTCGACCAACGAAAGATCCGATTATGTTAGTGAAAATCTTATTAATTCAGTATTTGGAAGGCTTTCGCTCGGTTCGTTTTACATGTAATCAAGTAAAACAGAATGCGACGTATCGTTGGTTTTTAGGGATTTCCTCGAATGAGAAGATTCCAGATCACTCAACAATCTCTAAGTTTCTCTCGCAACGTCTACGAAATGCGACGTTTTGGGAGGAGCTTTTTCAGCATTGCCTTCGTGTGATTCAACAAGAAGGGTTTATCGCAAACGAAACATGGGTGGCGGATGAAACAGAATTAAAAGCGAATGCGAATAAGCGTGTACGCGAAATCTTGGCGGAAGAAAAAGTAATAGAAGAAAAAGATGAGGATTTAGTGATGATTAACGATCACCGTGTGCGTCATGGGAAGAAACCTTTACAAGCGAAAGGCTCAAAAATAGAAGAAAAACAGACAAACATTAGCCCTGTAGATTCTGACGCTCGCTTGTCCGTCAAACACGATCAACGCGGACGCTTTGCCTATTTTGAGCACCGTATCGTGGATTCGCTTCATAACTTTATCATCGCCACAGATGTCACCGCCGCGAATGTGCCTGGGCATCGTAAATTGATCGGACAAGTTGAACGGTTAAATCAATTATTGGGGAAGTATGCGAAAGAAATCGCCCTTGATTCAGGCTACTACAACGCTTCCCTCGCGCGAAGGTTGTTTCAACGTGGCTTCTTCGTCTACATGTCTTATCGTCGATTTACAACGAAGGATCATCCAAAGTGCCGTCGTTATCAATTTAAACAAGTAAACGAGGATCTCTACGCCTGTCCTTGCGGTGTACCGTTTTATTATAAAACAACGAATCGTCAAGGTTATCATGAATTCAGACCACCTAAAGGAAGTTGTCAATCCTGTCCATTTGCGAAAAAAGAAAACCAAGATCGTGTGTTGCGAATTTCTATCCATCAAGAAATTTACGATCAGTTAAGAGAACAGCGCTTATCAATAAGAGGAAAAATTCTCCGTTCCGTTCGTCCGTCTACGGTTGAACTGAGTTTCGCACATAGTAAAGAACTCCACGGTTTGCGCTATGCACGATACCGTGGAGTTCAAAAGGTTAAAGTACAAGTTTTGATGACCGCCATCATACAAAACTTAAAAAAGTGGACCAAACTACGCTCGCTTAAGCAAGTTGGTTTACACCTAACACATCAAATTATAGAAGAAACCATTCTATAA
- a CDS encoding TlpA disulfide reductase family protein — MKLREQMPALEGATEVLNSAVKREELIGEKPTLIHFWSVSCYLCKEAMPEVNELRDEYDDRLNVVAIHMPRSEEDLDLAVIEKMAESHDIIQPILVDSKHTITDTFENKYVPAYYVFDKEGQLRHFQAGGSGMPMLRKRLERVLNEA, encoded by the coding sequence ATGAAATTACGTGAACAAATGCCAGCATTAGAAGGTGCAACAGAAGTTTTAAATAGCGCAGTAAAGCGCGAAGAGTTAATCGGGGAAAAGCCAACACTTATTCACTTTTGGTCTGTAAGTTGCTACTTATGTAAAGAAGCAATGCCAGAAGTAAATGAACTACGTGATGAGTACGATGATCGTCTAAATGTTGTAGCGATTCATATGCCTCGCTCAGAAGAAGATTTAGATTTAGCAGTAATCGAAAAAATGGCAGAAAGCCACGATATTATTCAACCGATTTTAGTTGATAGCAAACATACGATTACAGATACATTTGAAAACAAATATGTTCCTGCCTACTATGTATTTGATAAAGAAGGTCAACTTCGTCATTTCCAAGCAGGTGGAAGTGGTATGCCAATGCTTCGTAAACGCCTGGAGCGTGTACTAAACGAAGCGTAA
- a CDS encoding YqhG family protein has translation MQQHEIHDYLWNFFEANDCEISRRSRHLLDVQLTIEMDKLLMNRPFYWHYLEKTGGIPNPMRLTLITDPENEEEEGELIHYGSPRLHQIFQTTKELGSYIRLFEEVNSGSTTHTPLHPWLGVNVKVCYQCDRKKDILHSIGIHLISGTMITNFHETLAKIRLTPKIPDFCFTLTPIIKPQSGLSRVEDALKGLIEADDHTWAEEANLRWHHDLQLLNRFYEESEELPESYEIEKQALQEQYEPRITMQIMNGGLFYVTANHFLS, from the coding sequence ATGCAGCAACATGAAATTCATGATTATTTATGGAACTTTTTCGAAGCAAACGACTGTGAAATTTCCCGGCGTTCCCGGCATCTACTAGATGTACAATTAACAATTGAGATGGATAAACTATTGATGAATCGCCCTTTTTATTGGCATTACCTTGAAAAAACAGGTGGCATCCCAAATCCGATGCGCCTCACTCTCATTACAGATCCAGAGAATGAAGAAGAAGAAGGTGAGCTTATTCACTACGGCTCTCCTCGCCTACATCAAATCTTTCAAACAACAAAAGAGCTCGGATCTTACATACGTTTATTCGAAGAAGTGAATTCAGGTAGTACAACTCATACACCACTTCATCCATGGCTTGGCGTCAATGTAAAAGTATGTTATCAATGTGATCGAAAGAAAGACATACTTCATTCTATCGGGATTCATCTTATTTCTGGAACAATGATTACAAACTTTCACGAAACATTAGCAAAGATTCGTCTCACACCTAAAATACCAGATTTCTGCTTTACGCTTACTCCCATTATTAAACCACAAAGCGGATTAAGTCGGGTGGAAGACGCACTGAAAGGACTTATTGAAGCTGATGATCATACATGGGCTGAGGAAGCAAACTTACGCTGGCATCACGATTTACAACTTCTCAACCGCTTTTACGAAGAAAGTGAGGAACTTCCAGAAAGCTATGAAATCGAAAAACAAGCACTACAGGAACAATATGAACCGCGCATTACGATGCAAATTATGAATGGTGGACTCTTTTATGTAACAGCCAATCATTTTCTTTCATAG
- the gcvPB gene encoding aminomethyl-transferring glycine dehydrogenase subunit 2, with protein sequence MKNQDQSLIFEMSREGRVGYSLPKLDVEEVKLEDVFGSDYIRTEDAELPEVSELDIMRHYTALSNRNHGVDSGFYPLGSCTMKYNPKINENVARFPGFAHIHPLQDEKTVQGALELMYDLQEHLIEITGMDTVTLQPAAGAHGEWTGLMLIRAYHEANGDHNRTKVIVPDSAHGTNPASATVAGFETITVKSNEHGLVDLEDLKRVVNEETAALMLTNPNTLGLFEENILEMAEIVHNAGGKLYYDGANLNAVLSQARPGDMGFDVVHLNLHKTFTGPHGGGGPGSGPVGVKADLIPFLPKPILEKTESGYHFNYDRPQAIGRVKPFYGNFGINVRAYTYIRSMGPDGLRAVTEYAVLNANYMMRRLAPFYDLPFDRHCKHEFVLSGRRQKKLGVRTLDIAKRLLDFGYHPPTIYFPLNVEECIMIEPTETESKETLDGFIDKMIQIAKEVEENPEIVQEAPHTTVIKRLDETMAARKPILRYQKPAPVQV encoded by the coding sequence ATGAAGAACCAAGATCAATCACTTATTTTTGAAATGAGTAGAGAAGGCCGAGTAGGATATAGCTTACCCAAATTAGATGTAGAAGAAGTAAAATTAGAAGATGTGTTTGGTAGCGATTATATTCGTACAGAAGATGCAGAGCTTCCAGAAGTATCTGAACTGGATATTATGCGTCATTACACAGCACTTTCAAACCGTAACCACGGCGTTGATTCTGGATTTTATCCATTAGGATCTTGTACGATGAAATACAATCCAAAAATCAATGAAAATGTAGCTCGTTTCCCTGGCTTTGCACATATTCATCCACTTCAAGATGAAAAGACGGTGCAAGGTGCACTGGAATTAATGTATGACTTACAAGAACATTTAATCGAAATTACAGGGATGGATACGGTAACACTTCAACCAGCAGCTGGTGCACATGGCGAATGGACAGGCTTAATGTTAATTCGTGCATATCATGAAGCAAACGGTGATCATAACCGTACTAAAGTTATCGTTCCTGACTCTGCACATGGAACGAACCCAGCATCGGCAACGGTAGCTGGTTTTGAAACGATTACAGTAAAATCAAATGAACATGGCCTTGTTGACTTAGAAGATTTAAAACGTGTTGTGAATGAAGAAACAGCAGCACTTATGTTAACAAATCCAAACACACTTGGTTTATTCGAAGAAAACATTTTAGAGATGGCAGAAATTGTCCATAATGCAGGCGGTAAATTGTATTATGATGGTGCAAACCTAAATGCGGTACTAAGTCAAGCACGCCCAGGAGATATGGGATTTGACGTTGTGCATTTAAATCTTCATAAAACATTTACGGGTCCACATGGTGGCGGTGGCCCAGGTTCGGGTCCAGTAGGTGTAAAAGCTGATTTAATTCCATTTTTACCAAAACCAATTTTAGAGAAAACAGAAAGTGGTTACCACTTTAACTACGATCGTCCACAAGCAATTGGACGTGTAAAACCGTTCTATGGTAACTTTGGCATAAACGTTCGTGCATATACGTATATTCGCTCTATGGGCCCAGACGGCCTTCGTGCGGTAACAGAATATGCAGTATTAAACGCAAACTATATGATGAGAAGATTAGCGCCATTCTATGATCTTCCATTTGATAGACATTGTAAGCATGAGTTTGTCTTATCTGGCCGCCGTCAAAAGAAACTTGGCGTACGTACGCTTGATATTGCAAAACGTCTGCTTGATTTCGGCTACCATCCACCAACAATTTACTTCCCATTAAATGTGGAAGAATGTATTATGATTGAGCCGACAGAAACAGAATCGAAAGAAACGTTAGATGGCTTTATCGATAAGATGATTCAAATTGCGAAAGAAGTAGAAGAAAATCCAGAAATTGTACAAGAAGCACCCCATACAACAGTGATTAAGCGTCTTGATGAAACAATGGCTGCTCGTAAACCAATTTTACGCTACCAAAAGCCAGCTCCTGTACAAGTTTGA
- the comGG gene encoding competence type IV pilus minor pilin ComGG — protein sequence MKKQDGFAMPGTLILLFLLFSFFIYETNMLLSDQKFYAEAEQKFALEELIDQAASDIKQDLQQKEQNGVFSFLYEKGEANGNYVFEDEVVFVTFQCVTKQKRAYKASFRYNTKNKSVMNWVEERE from the coding sequence ATGAAGAAGCAAGATGGATTTGCAATGCCAGGAACATTAATTCTTCTTTTTTTACTATTTTCTTTTTTTATCTATGAGACGAATATGTTGCTGTCAGATCAAAAATTTTATGCGGAAGCAGAACAGAAATTTGCCTTGGAAGAACTTATAGATCAAGCGGCTTCAGATATAAAACAAGATTTGCAGCAAAAAGAACAAAATGGTGTGTTTTCATTCCTGTATGAAAAAGGGGAAGCGAATGGGAATTATGTATTTGAAGACGAAGTTGTCTTTGTTACGTTTCAATGTGTGACAAAGCAAAAGCGAGCATATAAAGCGAGTTTTCGTTATAATACAAAGAACAAAAGCGTTATGAATTGGGTAGAAGAGAGGGAATGA
- a CDS encoding peroxiredoxin, with product MTKRLVGKQAPRFEMNAVMPNKEFKNVSLEENMKNDKWTVLYFYPMDFTFVCPTEIIALSDRYDEFEDLDAEVIGVSTDTVHTHLAWINTERTKNGLGDLRYPLAADTNHVVSSNYGVLLEDEGIALRGLFIISPEGELMYQVVHHNNIGREVDEVLRVLQALQTGGLCPANWKPGQETL from the coding sequence ATGACAAAACGTTTAGTTGGAAAACAAGCACCGCGTTTCGAAATGAATGCAGTGATGCCAAATAAAGAATTTAAAAATGTTAGTTTAGAAGAAAATATGAAAAATGATAAATGGACAGTATTATATTTCTATCCAATGGACTTCACTTTCGTTTGTCCAACAGAAATTATTGCACTATCTGATCGTTACGATGAATTCGAAGATTTAGACGCAGAAGTAATCGGCGTTTCTACAGATACAGTTCACACACATTTAGCATGGATCAACACAGAGCGTACAAAAAATGGTTTAGGCGACTTACGCTATCCATTAGCTGCTGATACAAATCATGTTGTATCAAGCAATTACGGTGTGTTATTAGAAGATGAAGGAATTGCACTACGTGGATTATTTATCATTAGCCCAGAAGGTGAATTAATGTACCAAGTTGTTCACCATAACAATATCGGACGTGAAGTAGACGAAGTTCTACGTGTGCTACAAGCATTGCAAACAGGCGGACTTTGCCCAGCAAACTGGAAACCAGGACAAGAAACACTATAA
- a CDS encoding shikimate kinase: MQAIYITGFMGVGKTTIGKALSDRLGIPVVDTDQRIEEKYGKLIRDIFAEEGEISFRQYESAMLQALPTSDIIITTGGGIVESTNNRQWMRENGIVVYLYCDPYVIAERLSEDTTRPLFQKKNIEAFAQKFEKRRFHYEEATVHIDTTNKKVEEIIEEMQRKINE, from the coding sequence ATGCAGGCCATTTATATAACAGGTTTTATGGGAGTCGGAAAAACAACAATTGGAAAAGCGTTAAGTGATAGACTTGGAATTCCTGTGGTGGATACGGATCAAAGAATTGAAGAGAAATATGGGAAATTGATTCGTGATATTTTTGCTGAAGAAGGAGAAATCAGTTTTCGCCAATATGAAAGCGCAATGCTTCAAGCTTTACCAACAAGCGATATCATCATTACAACTGGTGGGGGCATCGTTGAAAGTACGAATAATAGACAGTGGATGAGAGAGAATGGAATCGTTGTGTATTTATATTGTGATCCATATGTGATTGCAGAGCGTCTGAGTGAAGATACGACACGTCCTTTGTTTCAAAAAAAGAATATAGAAGCGTTTGCCCAGAAGTTTGAGAAGCGTCGATTCCATTATGAAGAAGCAACTGTGCATATTGATACAACGAATAAAAAAGTGGAAGAGATTATTGAAGAAATGCAACGCAAGATTAATGAATAA
- the gcvT gene encoding glycine cleavage system aminomethyltransferase GcvT — MITLQRTPLFDVYAKYGGKTIDFGGWELPVQFSSIKEEHEAVRSAAGLFDVSHMGEVEVTGADSLAFLQRVVTNDVSTLKVGGAQYTAMCYENGGTVDDLLIYKRGEEDYLLVINASNIEKDYEWLASHVIGDTKVVNVSSEIAQLAIQGPKAESILQKVMSENLKEIKFFKFKNPVLVDGIEALVSRTGYTGEDGFEIYCKSEEAAKLWEKLLEVGAEDGLKPCGLGARDTLRFEATLPLYGQELSKDITPIEAGIGFAVKPNKEADFFGKATLKEQKENGAPRKSVGIEVIERGIPRTHYPVYVGDKKIGEVTSGTQSPTLKKNIGLALIDVKYAAVDTEVEIEIRNKRVKAVVVPTPFYKRSK; from the coding sequence ATGATTACATTACAACGTACACCGCTATTTGATGTATACGCGAAGTATGGCGGGAAAACAATTGACTTCGGTGGTTGGGAGCTACCAGTTCAGTTTTCAAGCATTAAAGAAGAACACGAGGCTGTTCGTAGTGCAGCAGGTCTTTTCGATGTATCTCATATGGGAGAAGTAGAAGTAACTGGTGCAGATAGTTTAGCATTTTTACAACGTGTCGTTACAAATGACGTTTCTACCTTAAAGGTAGGAGGAGCACAATATACAGCAATGTGTTATGAAAATGGCGGTACAGTAGATGATTTATTAATCTACAAACGCGGTGAAGAAGACTACTTATTAGTAATCAATGCATCAAACATTGAAAAAGATTATGAGTGGTTAGCATCCCATGTAATTGGTGATACGAAAGTAGTTAATGTTTCTAGTGAAATTGCACAGCTTGCAATTCAAGGACCAAAAGCTGAAAGTATTTTACAAAAAGTTATGTCAGAAAATTTGAAAGAAATTAAGTTCTTTAAATTCAAGAATCCTGTTCTTGTAGACGGCATTGAAGCGCTTGTATCTCGTACTGGTTATACAGGTGAAGATGGTTTTGAAATTTATTGTAAGAGTGAAGAAGCTGCGAAACTTTGGGAGAAACTTCTTGAAGTAGGAGCAGAAGACGGCTTAAAACCATGTGGTTTAGGGGCACGTGATACACTTCGCTTTGAAGCAACACTTCCGCTGTATGGTCAAGAACTATCAAAAGATATTACACCAATCGAAGCTGGAATTGGTTTTGCAGTAAAACCGAACAAAGAAGCGGACTTCTTTGGAAAAGCAACATTAAAAGAACAAAAAGAAAATGGTGCACCTCGTAAATCAGTCGGTATCGAAGTAATTGAACGCGGTATCCCTCGCACTCATTATCCGGTATATGTCGGCGATAAAAAAATCGGGGAAGTAACAAGTGGTACACAATCTCCAACGTTAAAGAAAAATATTGGTTTAGCACTAATTGATGTAAAATACGCAGCAGTTGATACAGAAGTAGAAATTGAAATTCGTAACAAACGCGTGAAAGCAGTAGTCGTTCCAACACCATTTTACAAACGTTCAAAGTAA
- a CDS encoding YqzE family protein produces the protein MSTNDYVRFITQQFVSYMDAPKEDRKQKKEQRRAEKEPFLNKWFGVMPLSAALFYQKVKTKRKKSS, from the coding sequence ATGTCTACTAATGATTATGTGCGTTTTATTACGCAACAATTTGTATCGTATATGGATGCTCCAAAAGAGGACCGAAAGCAAAAAAAAGAGCAGCGCCGTGCTGAAAAAGAACCGTTTTTAAACAAATGGTTTGGTGTTATGCCGCTCAGTGCAGCTTTGTTTTATCAAAAAGTAAAGACAAAGAGAAAGAAATCAAGTTAA
- a CDS encoding SNF2-related protein encodes MNVDISVDRTWQNNFLKRIDEDGPWTNWELYNLAYETEKSLLVPTFDGLQAPKHLSHFTPLPHQLEVAQTVIEQMNGKAILADEVGLGKTIEAGLILKEYMVRDLVKKVLILVPASLVSQWAYELNTKFFIPAVAQRKSYSWEQADVIVSSIDTAKRSPHRDIVLNLEYDLIIIDEAHKLKNNKTKNYEFAQRLKKKFCLLLTATPVQNKIDEIFNLVSLLKPGHLGNQSNFEEYYASKNRSAESDEDLKALINKVMVRNRRNGTGIEWPKRHVRTIFIDFNEEEQSLYDAIENWKGRDAFTSAFSSLTLKREVCSSREAVYYSLKKHVEKRQKENENYIPDPYIDVLMDKINHIPFNSKANQALDLIKEIDDKVVIFTEYRATQMYLQWFLKQHGISSVPFRGGFKRGKKDWMKELFQNHAQVLIATEAGGEGINLQFCSHMINYDLPWNPMRLEQRIGRIHRLGQKNDVHIYNLATKHTVEEHILKLLYEKINLFEQVIGELDEILTRINMKNIDAHIQEIFAQSKSEGEIRIKMENLTSIIDFAKRNEAEVQGYAAT; translated from the coding sequence ATGAATGTCGATATTTCCGTAGATCGGACATGGCAAAATAATTTTTTAAAACGAATTGATGAAGATGGCCCTTGGACAAATTGGGAACTATATAATTTAGCATATGAAACAGAAAAATCATTGCTTGTCCCTACATTTGATGGTTTACAAGCACCGAAACATTTATCCCATTTCACACCGCTCCCTCATCAGTTAGAAGTAGCACAAACTGTAATTGAACAAATGAATGGAAAAGCGATACTAGCGGATGAAGTTGGACTTGGAAAGACAATTGAAGCAGGTCTTATTTTAAAAGAATATATGGTGCGTGACCTTGTGAAAAAGGTGCTTATACTCGTTCCAGCTTCTCTCGTTTCACAGTGGGCATATGAACTCAACACAAAGTTTTTTATCCCTGCAGTTGCCCAGAGAAAAAGCTACTCATGGGAACAAGCTGACGTCATCGTTTCATCGATTGATACAGCGAAGCGTTCACCGCATCGTGATATCGTTTTAAACTTGGAATATGATCTCATCATTATTGATGAGGCACACAAACTTAAAAATAATAAAACAAAAAACTATGAATTTGCACAGCGTCTCAAAAAGAAGTTTTGTTTATTACTAACTGCAACACCTGTCCAAAACAAAATCGATGAAATCTTTAATCTTGTTTCCTTATTAAAACCCGGTCATTTAGGGAATCAATCTAACTTCGAAGAATATTATGCTTCTAAAAATCGCTCTGCAGAATCAGATGAAGATTTAAAAGCACTCATTAACAAAGTGATGGTAAGAAATCGGCGAAATGGTACAGGGATCGAATGGCCTAAAAGACATGTCCGAACAATATTTATTGATTTTAATGAGGAAGAGCAATCTTTATATGATGCAATTGAAAATTGGAAAGGACGAGATGCTTTTACCTCTGCCTTTTCATCATTAACTTTGAAACGAGAAGTATGCAGTAGCCGTGAAGCCGTTTATTACTCACTCAAAAAGCATGTAGAAAAAAGACAAAAAGAAAATGAGAATTATATCCCAGACCCATATATCGATGTTTTAATGGATAAAATCAATCATATTCCTTTTAATTCAAAAGCAAATCAAGCACTAGATCTTATAAAAGAAATTGACGATAAAGTCGTCATCTTTACAGAATACAGAGCAACGCAAATGTATTTACAATGGTTTTTAAAACAGCATGGGATTTCATCAGTTCCCTTTCGAGGTGGATTCAAACGCGGGAAAAAAGATTGGATGAAAGAACTCTTCCAAAATCATGCACAAGTGTTAATCGCAACAGAAGCAGGCGGTGAAGGGATTAACTTGCAATTTTGTAGTCATATGATTAACTACGATTTACCATGGAATCCGATGCGGCTTGAACAGCGGATTGGACGTATTCATAGGCTTGGTCAAAAAAATGATGTTCACATTTATAACTTAGCAACGAAACATACAGTTGAAGAACATATTTTGAAACTTCTATATGAAAAAATTAACTTATTTGAGCAAGTAATTGGCGAACTAGATGAAATTTTAACAAGAATCAATATGAAAAATATCGATGCTCATATTCAAGAAATTTTCGCACAGTCAAAGAGCGAAGGAGAGATTCGAATCAAAATGGAAAACTTAACATCTATCATCGACTTTGCAAAGCGAAATGAAGCTGAGGTGCAAGGCTATGCAGCAACATGA
- a CDS encoding VC0807 family protein, whose product MKQNKKVLFDIIFYLVFPFVIWKFAKTYIDPYYAMLISSVPGILYTLYCFKKEKQFHVTGFFILITLIANTTVDLLSGSAEKMLWNDVYYHIALGLIIICTIFIKKPLMLYFAADLAVLQGYDRDESRTLYRDKQILPSLQYFTLFFGLQFIVMSCIKIYFISVFGVDGYGEMKAIMTAIGWGVSICMGAGFLLVDHKIKKVTESKESV is encoded by the coding sequence ATGAAGCAAAACAAGAAAGTCTTATTTGATATAATCTTTTATCTCGTCTTCCCTTTTGTCATTTGGAAATTTGCTAAAACATATATTGATCCCTATTACGCGATGCTGATTTCTTCTGTACCTGGCATTCTTTATACACTCTATTGTTTTAAAAAAGAAAAGCAGTTTCACGTTACTGGTTTTTTTATTCTTATTACCCTTATCGCCAACACTACCGTTGACCTACTGTCTGGTTCTGCTGAAAAGATGCTTTGGAACGACGTATATTATCATATCGCGCTCGGATTGATTATCATATGTACCATTTTCATCAAAAAACCGCTTATGCTATACTTTGCAGCGGATCTTGCTGTACTGCAAGGATACGACCGAGATGAAAGCCGCACCCTCTATCGTGACAAGCAGATCCTTCCATCCCTTCAATATTTCACCTTGTTTTTCGGCTTACAATTTATTGTAATGAGCTGTATAAAAATCTATTTCATTTCTGTTTTCGGAGTAGATGGATATGGTGAAATGAAAGCTATTATGACGGCAATCGGCTGGGGTGTTTCCATTTGCATGGGCGCTGGATTCCTCTTAGTTGATCATAAAATTAAAAAAGTAACGGAATCAAAAGAATCAGTATAA
- the gcvPA gene encoding aminomethyl-transferring glycine dehydrogenase subunit 1 → MLHRYLPMTEEDKREMLQTVGVQSIDELFSDIPESVRFKGELKIKQAKSEPELLKELSELARKNANLKDYASFLGAGVYDHYAPVIVDHVLSRSEFYTAYTPYQPEISQGELQAIFEFQTMICELTGMDVANSSMYDGGTALAEAAMLAAGHTRKKKILVSKAVHPESRAVLETYAKGQRLEVVEIDYKDGVTDLNVLQSEVDDTVACVIVQYPNFFGQVEKLADIEKIVHQQKSLFIVSSNPLSLGALTPPGKFGADIVIGDAQPFGIPTQFGGPHCGYFATTKAFMRKIPGRLVGQTVDSDGKRGFVLTLQAREQHIRRDKATSNICSNQALNALAASVAMTALGRQGVKEMARQNISKAQYAKRQFEAKGFTVTFAGPFFNEFVVECKRPVREINDALVQKNIIGGYDLGRDYAELANHMLLAVTELRTKEEIDTLVDEMGAIQ, encoded by the coding sequence ATGTTGCATCGTTATCTTCCAATGACAGAAGAAGACAAAAGAGAAATGTTACAAACGGTCGGTGTTCAATCGATTGATGAACTATTTTCTGATATTCCAGAAAGTGTTCGTTTTAAAGGGGAACTAAAAATTAAACAAGCAAAATCAGAACCAGAGCTTTTAAAAGAACTGTCTGAGCTTGCTCGTAAAAATGCGAATTTAAAAGACTATGCTTCCTTCTTAGGAGCAGGTGTATACGATCATTATGCACCAGTAATTGTTGATCATGTTCTTTCCCGTTCAGAATTTTATACAGCTTATACACCATACCAACCGGAAATTTCACAAGGGGAATTACAAGCAATCTTTGAATTCCAAACTATGATTTGTGAATTAACTGGAATGGATGTAGCAAACTCCTCTATGTATGACGGAGGTACAGCGTTAGCAGAAGCGGCGATGCTAGCGGCAGGACATACACGTAAAAAGAAAATTCTTGTTTCTAAAGCAGTTCATCCAGAATCAAGAGCAGTTCTTGAAACATATGCAAAAGGTCAACGTCTTGAAGTTGTTGAAATTGACTATAAAGATGGTGTAACAGACTTAAATGTATTACAAAGCGAAGTAGATGATACAGTAGCCTGCGTAATCGTTCAATATCCGAACTTCTTCGGACAAGTGGAGAAATTAGCTGATATTGAGAAAATTGTCCATCAGCAAAAATCATTATTTATCGTTTCTTCTAACCCATTATCACTAGGTGCATTAACACCACCAGGAAAATTTGGTGCTGATATTGTCATCGGTGATGCACAACCATTTGGTATTCCAACACAATTTGGTGGACCACACTGCGGTTATTTCGCAACAACAAAAGCATTTATGCGTAAAATTCCAGGGCGTCTTGTAGGACAAACTGTAGATTCAGATGGAAAACGTGGCTTTGTATTAACACTACAAGCTCGTGAACAACATATTCGTCGTGATAAAGCGACATCTAATATTTGTTCAAACCAAGCGTTAAATGCATTAGCAGCTTCTGTTGCAATGACGGCTCTTGGTAGACAAGGTGTGAAGGAAATGGCGCGTCAAAACATTTCTAAAGCACAATACGCAAAACGCCAATTTGAAGCAAAAGGTTTCACGGTAACATTTGCTGGCCCATTCTTCAATGAATTTGTTGTAGAGTGTAAACGTCCAGTACGAGAAATAAATGATGCATTAGTACAAAAGAATATTATCGGTGGTTATGACCTTGGTCGTGATTATGCAGAACTAGCAAATCATATGCTTCTAGCTGTAACAGAACTTCGCACAAAAGAAGAAATTGACACACTTGTAGACGAAATGGGGGCTATCCAATGA